The Pseudoxanthomonas suwonensis sequence CATGGGCGAGCTGCAGGTGCCGATCGACGCCTTGTGGGGCGCGCAGACCCAGCGCGCGGTGCAGAACTTCCCGGTGTCCGGCCGGCCGCTGCCGCGCGGCTTCATCCGCGCGCTGGGCCTGGTCAAGGCCGCCGCGGCCGAGGTCAACGCCGGCCTGGGCCTGCTGCCGAAGAACCTGGCCGGCGCGATCCGCGCCGCCGCGCTGGAGGTCGCCACCGGCGCGCACGACGCGCAGTTCCCGGTCGACATCTACCAGACCGGCTCGGGCACCTCCTCGAACATGAATGCCAACGAAGTGATCGCCGCGCTGGCGCAGCGCAGCGGCAAGGCGGGCAAGGCCAAGGTCCACCCCAACGACCACGTCAACCTGGGACAGAGCTCCAACGACGTGATCCCGACCGCGATCCGGGTCTCGGCGCAACTGGCCGTGGTCGAGGACCTGCTGCCGGCGCTCAAGCACCTGCGCCGGACCATCGAGCGCCGCGGCCGTGAACTGCGCAAGGTGGTCAAGACCGGCCGCACCCACCTGATGGACGCGATGCCGCTGACTTTCGAGCAGGAGTTCGGCGCCTGGGCCTCGCAGCTGCGCTCGGCCGAGGGGCGCCTGGAGGACAGCCTCAAGCGCCTGCGCCGGCTGCCGCTGGGCGGCACCGCGATCGGCAGCGGGATCAACGCCGATCCGCGCTTCGGCGCCAGGGCGGCCAAGGCGATCTCGGCGCTGGCCGGGACCCGGTTCGAGAGCGCCGAGGACAAGTTCGAGGGCCTGGCCGCGCAGGACGACGCGGTCGAGCTGTCCGGCCAGCTCAACGCGCTGGCGGTGGCGCTGATCAAGATCGCCAACGACCTGCGCTGGATGAACGCAGGGCCGCTGGCCGGGCTGGGCGAGATCGAGCTGCCGGCGCTGCAGCCGGGCAGCTCGATCATGCCGGGCAAGGTCAACCCGGTGATCCCCGAGGCCACGGTGATGGCCGCGGCGCAGGTGATCGGCCACCACACCGCGATCACGGTGGCCGGGCAGACCGGCAACTTCCAGCTCAACGTGACCCTGCCGCTGATCGCGGCCAACCTGCTCGATTCGATCCAGTTGCTGGCCAACGTCTCGCGGCTGCTGGCCGACTCGGCCATCGCCGGGCTGAAGGTGCGCGGCGAGCGGGTCAGGGAGGCCCTGGACCGCAACCCGATCCTGGTGACCGCGCTCAATCCGGTGATCGGCTACGAACAGGGTGCGGCCATCGCCAAGCAGGCCTACAAGGAGTGCCGGCCGGTGCTGGAAGTGGCGATGGAGGTCACCGGCCTGCCGGAGAAGACGCTGCGGCCGCTGCTGGACCCGGCGGTGCTGGCCAATGGCGGGATCCATGGCAAGCCGGGCGGCGGCGGGGGCTGAGGCTCCCGCGGGGCCGGCAAGCCCATGAGCGGAGCCCGTGCTGGCTGCGTTCGCAGGCCAGCAGGCGGGTTTCGAGATGCGGATCCACCAAGTCCTGTCCAGGGCCCGCAGGTGACGGGAGGAACGGCGCGCGATGGCTGGAGGCCCGCCGGAGTCAGTCCCGCGACGGCCACTCTCCGGGGATCTTCGCCCCCTGCAACACCCCGAGCGCGCTTTCGCACATCCGCCGTATCTCTTCGGCGGTACCAGTGTCGAGCCGGCCCAGGCGGCTGGCCAGCACCTGCTCGCGATAGCCCGACACGGTCTGGTCCGGGCGCAGTTCGGCCAGGGTCAGCAGCCGCCCGCGTTCGATCCGGTCCTGGTTGGCGTTGACATAGTGGAAGTAGAGCGGTGCCGCGCGTTGCAGGTAACCGTCGTCCAGCGCGGCGCACTTCTCGATGAGCACCGGCATGGCGAACGTGGCGACGTAGGCGATGTGGTCCTGGAACGCCTGTTCGCGCAACGGATCGCCGGCGGCAGCGGCATGGGCGGCCGGCATGGAAAGCAGCAGGGCGGTGGCCAGCAGCGTGCGCATGGTCGTCTCCGGTAGCGATGTCGGATGCAAGGAAGCTTCCGGCGCATCGGCACCGGGGCCGGCATTGCCGGCGGCCGCAATCGCAGCGGCTGCCGGCAGGGGGAGGGGCTATTGCTTGCCGGTGGAGGAGCCCTTCGCCGCCGCGTCGGCCTCGGCGGCTGCGTCCATGTGTTGCGCGTGCGTGCCGGCGTCGCGGTCGCCTTCATCGCCGGCGGACGCGCTGGACGGACCGTCGAGATCGAAGTCGTAGTTGCCGTCCTTGCCGCAGTCGTCGATATCGGACTGGTCCATGGTCGCGTAGGGCTGGAATGCCGGCAGTGCCTCGGCCAGCGCGTTCTGCGAGGCCAGCAGGCCGGGCATCAGGGCGCACAGTTTCTTGGCCTCGGCTTCGATGCGCCTGCCCTCGGCTTCCATCTGCTTCTCGAAGTCGTCGGTGGTGCCGGTGAACACGCTCTTCAGCGCGCCGGTGGCGGCCTTGATGCCCAGGTCCGCGCCCTGCATCCCGATCGCGATGCCGGCCTGGGCGATGCCGATGATGTGCCCGCGGTGTTCCAGCAGCAGCTTGCGCTGGGCCTCGTCCACCGGCACCGGCTTGCCGGCGATCAGCAGGTCGCCCTGCGGGGTGATCTCGGCCTTGGGCAGGTCCTTGCCGCCGGACCTGCTGCGGTACCCGAACCCGTGGTTGCCGCCTTTGCCGCCGACGCTGACGTTCTCGGTGGCCAGCTTCTCGCCGGCCTTGGTCATGGCTTCCTGGATCTTCCTGCCCAGCGCGGTGTTGGCCGCCGGGGCGGCCGTGGCGTCCGTCGAGGAGGACGCCGGCGGCGGGTCGCTCTTGCCGCAGGCCGCCAGCGGCAGCAGGGCGGCGAGTGCGAGGACGTGGAACTTGCGCATGGTCGGCTCCTCTCAGTTCTTGGCGAATTCGCGCCGGATTCCGTTTTCGCAGTCTTCGACGTCGTCCGCCTGCAGGGTGGCGTAGGGCTGGAACTGCGGCAGGCTGGCGGCCAGGCGCTGCTGCGTGTCCAGCAACGCCGGCAGGCTGTGGCAGATCTGCCGCACGCCCGGCTCGACGGTTTCCTTGATGGTCTTTTCCAGGCGGCGTTCCAGGCTGCCGGTCATGGCGCTGAACACCAGGCTGAACAGGCCGCGGTCGACCGTGTCGAGCGCGAGCTGCGCGCTGCGTTCGCCGATGTCGATGCCAGCCTTGGCGATGTCGATGACCTGGCCGCGATAGGCCAGCAGGTCCCGGCGCTGGCGGTCGTCGACGGCCACCGGCTTGCCTTCGATCAGGAAGTCACCGCGCGGGGTGATTTCCGCCCTGGGCAGCGGTTCGCGGTCGTTGTCCGCGCGCTTGCCGGACTTGCCGAAGCGCAGGCTCTGGCCCACCTCCAGGTTCTCGGTTTCCAGCTTGGTGCGGGCGGCGGCCAGTTCCTGGCGCACTTCCTTGCGCGCCTCGGCCAGTTCCGCGCTGATCTCCCGGGCGATGCCGCCGGCCTGCGGTTCGGTGGCCTGTGCGGCCAGCGGCAGCAGGCCGGCCAGCAGCAGGGGTAGCAGGCAGCGGCGGATGCGGGTGTTGTCCATGCCGGTTCTCCGTGTGGGTGTCAGCGCTTGCGCGGCAGGTCGACGGTGCCGCGCACGTCGCGGTGGCTGACGTCGCCGCTGCCGATGGAGCCGACCGACAGGCTGGCCGCGCCGCGCACGTCCACGTCGCCCGAGCCGACCGAGTCGACCCGCACCGCGCCGGAGACGTCGCGCAGGTCGGCGTCGCCGGAACCGACCGAGCCGACGTGCACGTCGCCGCCCGCGCCGACCAGTTCGAAGTCGCCAGAGCCAATACTGCCGACCTCGACCGCGCCACCGACGTTGCGGGCCTTGATGTCGCCCGAACCGACCGACAGCACCTTGAGCGAGCCGGCGCCGTCGATCCCGACATCGCCCGAGCCGACCTTGGCGGTGACCGGGCCGCGGATGCCGCGCAGCTTCGCATCGCCCGAGCCCACGTCCGCGCTGGCCGCCGCCGCGCCTTCCAGCGAGCCGTCGCCGGAGCCGACCACCAGTTGCACCAGCACGTCGTCGGGCACGCTGCCGGACAGGTCCAGCCAGGCGTAGTTGTTGCCGAACAGGCTGGACAGGCTGTCCTGCGCCTCACGGCGGGCGCGCACCACCAGGGTGTCGCCCTTCCTTTCCTGGGTCACGGTCAGGCCGGCCAGCCACTCGGGCTTGCTGGCGCAGGCGCGGCCGCGGACCGCGTGCTGGCCGCCGGGGGCGGCGCGCAGGTGGACGTCGTGCTGGTGGGTCTCGACGCGGATGGTCTTCACTCCGGCCAGGTCCAGCACGAGTTCGCGCGGGGCCGAGTGGCGGCAGTTGTTGTCGTTGGCCAGCGCCGCCAGCGGGGTGAGCAGGAGCAGACCGGTCAAAATGATGCGCATGGGAGTCTCCGTTGCTTAGGGTCAGGCCTCGTCGCGCCAGCGGCGCAGGCGGATGGCGGCGGCGATGAAGCCGATGCCGACCAGCGCGCCGATCCAGAGGTCGGCGGTGGCGAAGGCGTGCCAGCTGCGGGTCAGGTCGATGGCGCCGGCCAGGTCGTCGGGGGTATTGATCGTCACCGAGGTGTCGATCACCCCGCTGATCGCCGGGTACCAGGCGCCGGGCACCGCGCTCAGCAGGCCGCGGTAGACCAGGGTGTACCAGACCTTGTCGTGGGGCACGTCCACGCCGGGCAGGATGGTCATCATGCTGATCACCACGCAGGCCAGCAGTGGCACCAGCACCGCCCACAGGAACGGCTTGGAGCGGGCCCAGGCCGAGCAGAACATCAGCCAGCCCACGGTCGGCAGCGCCCACAGCATGTACACCGGCAACGAGGCCAGCACGCCGCCGATGATCCGCAGCGGGTGCGACTGGGTGAACACCGCGTGCGCGGCCGGCAGCCCGTTGACGGTGATGGTCAGCGCCGAGATCACCCACAGCGCCACGCCGATCAGCAGGCCCACGCCGATCGCCCACAGCGGCGCCAGCACCAGCGCCCAGGCGGCCTTGGACAGCACCATCTGCGAGTCCGACACCGGCAGCGACTTCCAGAACAGCACGCTGCGGTCGCGGCGGTCGTCGTACAGCGAGCCGAGCGCGTAGAAGAACACCACGAAGGCCAGCACGGTGCAGGCCAGCAGCACGCCGGCCAGCAGCATGCCGTCGCCCATCGCGCCCAGCGCCTGGCCGACCTGGTGCGAATCGGCGTCGTCGAATACGAATCCGCTGCTGCCCATGCTGCGCCGGGCCGCGATGCTGCCGATCACCGCCAGGATCAGGTTGAGCCCGACGATGATCGCGCCGGTGATCAGCGGCGCCCAGAAGAAGCCGCCGCGGTTCTCCCAGTATTCGCGCTGCAGCAGCCACTTGAACTTCGCGGTGCCGTGCGAGGGGTTCGTGGTGGAGGTGATGCCGTTCAGGGCGTTCATGCGTAAGTCCCCTTCATGATGGCGACGAACAGGTCGGCGAGGCCGGGGTTGCGGGTCTCGCCCAGCGCGGCCAGCTGCGCCCGTGGGGTGCCGTCATACAGCAGCACGGTCTTGCCGAACGGCAGGCCGCGTTCGTCGATGGGTTTCAGGGCACGGGCGGACTCGAGCGCGTCGGCGCCCACCAGCACTTCGGTGTAGCGTTCGGCGACCTCGTCCATCGGCGAGGACAGCACGATCCTGCCGTCGCGGATGAACAGCACGTCGGTGAGGATGTGCTCGATCTCCTCGACCTGGTGGGTGGTGACCAGGATGGTCTTGTCCTCGTCGAAGTAGTCCTCCAGCAGGCGCTGGTAGAACTGCTTGCGGTAGAGGATGTCCAGGCCCAGGGTCGGCTCGTCCAGCACCAGCAGGCGCGCGTCGATCGCCATCACCAGGGCCAGGTGCAGCTGCACGATCATGCCCTTGGACATCTCGCGCACGCGCAGCTTCGGGTGCAGCTGGGTGTTGGCCAGGAAGCGCTCGCACTTGGCCCGGTCGAAGCGCGGGTGCACGCCGGCGACGAAGTCGATCGCCTCGCGCACCCGCATCCAGCGCGGCAGCACGGCCACGTCGGCGATGAAGCACACGTCGTTCATCAGCTCGTCGCGCTGGGTGCAGGGATCCTTGCCCAGCACCGTCAGCTTGCCCTCGAACGGGGTCAGGCCCAGGATCGCCTTCAGCGCTGTGGTCTTGCCGGCGCCGTTGGGGCCGATCAGGCCGACGATGCGGCCGGCGCCGATGTCGAAGTCGGCCCCTGCGACGGCGACCTTGTTCTTGTAGGCCTTGCGCAGGCCGCGCGCGGAGATGACTGCGCCGGTGGCCGCGGCGGCGGCGCCGGTATGGGAATCGGCAACGTTCATCAGTGGTTCCCCGTGGAGTTGAGCAGGTCTTGCAGGGACAGGCCCAGGCGCTGGATGCGCTCGACCACCGCCGGCCATTCGTCCTTGAGGAAGCGCTCGCGCTCGCTGCTGCGCAGCTGCTTGGATGCCTCCTCGGTCACGAACATGCCCAGGCCGCGCCGCTTCTCCACCAGGCCCTCGTCGGCCAGTTCCTGGTAGGCGCGCGACACCGTGATCGGGTTCAGCTGGTACTCGGCGGCCACCTGGCGGACCGAGGGCAGGGCTTCGCCCGGCTTGAGGATTCCGTCGAGCATCATGGCGATCACGCGGTCCTTCAGTTGGCGGTAGATCGGAGCGCCGTCGCTCCACTGGATGTCACTCATGGTCAACCCCGTGAGCGCAGGGACTGCGCAAAGGAGAAATAGGGCATGGTCGACGAGGCCCGGAGCCTGCGCGCAGGCCGCTCCGCGGCCGCGTCCAGGTCCGTGTCGCCGCGCTGCGCGGCGGCCCCGGCAAGTCCATAATCACCACGGCGTCCATCGTGGTCGGGCAGCCACCGGGTCGTTCCCACGATCGCGACGGCCAGGCCGACGGCCATGAACCAGGAGCGGTAGGCGGACAGGGTGCGTTTCATTGCGGGTGTCCTGCGTTGGGTGACTGGTGTTGTATTCAACTATAACACCTAAACACAGGGAGTCAACACCCCGGTCACCCAACCAATGGCCTATCCAGCCATATTTCTTCGTAGGGAGCTGCAGATGTCGATCAGGTCCATGATTCTCAAGGGTTTTCTTCTCGCTGCGGCGGTGCCGGCGGTAGCCGCCGGGCCGGCATTGCTGGACGTGGAATACCGTCCGCTGGCGTCGAAGACGCCGGTCAACCTGAACGAGGAGCAGGGCGGCAAGGTGCTGCTGATCGTCAACACCGCCAGCAAGTGCGGCTTCACCCCCCAGTACGAGGGCCTGGAAGCGCTGCAGCAGCGCTACGGCGCGCGCGGTTTCTCCGTGCTCGGTTTTCCCTCCAACGACTTCAGGGGCC is a genomic window containing:
- a CDS encoding ABC transporter ATP-binding protein, yielding MNVADSHTGAAAAATGAVISARGLRKAYKNKVAVAGADFDIGAGRIVGLIGPNGAGKTTALKAILGLTPFEGKLTVLGKDPCTQRDELMNDVCFIADVAVLPRWMRVREAIDFVAGVHPRFDRAKCERFLANTQLHPKLRVREMSKGMIVQLHLALVMAIDARLLVLDEPTLGLDILYRKQFYQRLLEDYFDEDKTILVTTHQVEEIEHILTDVLFIRDGRIVLSSPMDEVAERYTEVLVGADALESARALKPIDERGLPFGKTVLLYDGTPRAQLAALGETRNPGLADLFVAIMKGTYA
- a CDS encoding GntR family transcriptional regulator; translation: MSDIQWSDGAPIYRQLKDRVIAMMLDGILKPGEALPSVRQVAAEYQLNPITVSRAYQELADEGLVEKRRGLGMFVTEEASKQLRSSERERFLKDEWPAVVERIQRLGLSLQDLLNSTGNH
- a CDS encoding class II fumarate hydratase, producing MGELQVPIDALWGAQTQRAVQNFPVSGRPLPRGFIRALGLVKAAAAEVNAGLGLLPKNLAGAIRAAALEVATGAHDAQFPVDIYQTGSGTSSNMNANEVIAALAQRSGKAGKAKVHPNDHVNLGQSSNDVIPTAIRVSAQLAVVEDLLPALKHLRRTIERRGRELRKVVKTGRTHLMDAMPLTFEQEFGAWASQLRSAEGRLEDSLKRLRRLPLGGTAIGSGINADPRFGARAAKAISALAGTRFESAEDKFEGLAAQDDAVELSGQLNALAVALIKIANDLRWMNAGPLAGLGEIELPALQPGSSIMPGKVNPVIPEATVMAAAQVIGHHTAITVAGQTGNFQLNVTLPLIAANLLDSIQLLANVSRLLADSAIAGLKVRGERVREALDRNPILVTALNPVIGYEQGAAIAKQAYKECRPVLEVAMEVTGLPEKTLRPLLDPAVLANGGIHGKPGGGGG
- a CDS encoding DUF4097 family beta strand repeat-containing protein yields the protein MRIILTGLLLLTPLAALANDNNCRHSAPRELVLDLAGVKTIRVETHQHDVHLRAAPGGQHAVRGRACASKPEWLAGLTVTQERKGDTLVVRARREAQDSLSSLFGNNYAWLDLSGSVPDDVLVQLVVGSGDGSLEGAAAASADVGSGDAKLRGIRGPVTAKVGSGDVGIDGAGSLKVLSVGSGDIKARNVGGAVEVGSIGSGDFELVGAGGDVHVGSVGSGDADLRDVSGAVRVDSVGSGDVDVRGAASLSVGSIGSGDVSHRDVRGTVDLPRKR